The following proteins come from a genomic window of Platichthys flesus chromosome 1, fPlaFle2.1, whole genome shotgun sequence:
- the LOC133950816 gene encoding vitamin D 25-hydroxylase isoform X1, producing the protein MVSIKSASLVPVSGAQALLAGVCLAVALLAFLLVRQLFKQRRPPGFPPGPSPIPVIGNILSLATEPHVFLKKQSEVHGQIFSLDLGGILTVVLNGYDCVRECLYHQSEVFADRPSLPLFMKMTKMGGLLNCKYGKGWIEHRKLACNSFRYFGSGQRQFERRISEECMFFVDAIDKHKGKPFNPKHLVTNAVSNITNLIIFGQRFTYDDSNFQHMIELFSENVELAVSGWALLYNAFPCIEYLPFGKHQKLFRNAAEVYDFLLQVIQTFSQGRVPHAPRHYVDAYLDDLEQNAGDPTSSFSYENLIYSVGELIIAGTETTTNTLRWAMLYMALYPNIQERVHREIDSVLSNGRAPTLEDKQKMPFVEAVLHEILRFCNIVPLGIFRATSQDAKVKGYSIPKGTMVITNLYSVHFDEKYWNDPGVFLPERFLDSNGNFVRREAFLPFSLGKRCCLGEQLARMEMFLFFTTLLQRFHLQFPPGSVPSLTPKLGMTLQPKPYSICAVRRQQRVPSPGDTPYHK; encoded by the exons ATGGTTTCGATCAAGTCGGCGTCTCTGGTGCCGGTGTCCGGGGCTCAGGCTCTGCTCGCGGGGGTCTGCCTGGCAGTCGCCCTGCTCGCCTTCCTGCTGGTCCGGCAGCTCTTCAAGCAGAGGAGACCCCCGGGCTTCCCCCCCGGACCCTCTCCTATCCCTGTCATAGGAAACATACTGTCCCTGGCCACCGAGCCGCACGTCTTCCTCAAGAAGCAGAGTGAAGTTCATGGACAG ATTTTCAGTCTTGACCTGGGAGGCATCCTGACGGTGGTGTTGAATGGATATGATTGTGTGAGGGAGTGTCTCTACCATCAGAGTGAGGTGTTCGCTGATCGCCCGTCGCTGCCTTTATTCATGAAAATGACCAAAATGGGCG GCCTTCTGAACTGTAAATATGGCAAAGGCTGGATCGAGCACCGCAAACTGGCATGCAACTCTTTCCGTTACTTCGGCAGTGGCCAGAGGCAGTTCGAGAGGAGGATCTCCGAGGAGTGCATGTTCTTCGTCGACGCCATCGACAAGCACAAGGGGAAGCCCTTCAACCCCAAGCACCTCGTGACCAACGCCGTGTCCAACATCACCAACCTGATCATCTTCGGACAACGCTTCACCTACGACGACAGCAACTTCCAGCACATGATCGAGCTCTTCAGCGAGAACGTGGAGTTGGCGGTGAGCGGCTGGGCCCTTCTCTACAACGCCTTCCCGTGTATTGAGTACTTGCCGTTTGGAAAACACCAGAAGCTGTTCCGCAATGCTGCAGAGGTTTATGATTTCTTACTGCAGGTGATACAGACTTTCTCTCAGGGCAGGGTGCCACATGCACCTCGACACTATGTCGACGCTTATTTGGATGATTTGGAACAGAATGCCGGAGACCccacttcctctttttcctACGAGAACCTCATCTATTCAGTTGGCGAGCTCATCATTGCTGGAACAGAGACCACAACCAACACCCTGCGCTGGGCCATGCTGTACATGGCCCTCTACCCCAACATCCAAG AGAGGGTGCACAGAGAGATCGACAGCGTTCTCTCCAACGGGAGGGCGCCCACGCTGGAGGACAAGCAGAAGATGCCCTTCGTGGAGGCCGTTCTGCACGAGATCCTTCGCTTCTGCAACATCGTGCCGCTTGGCATTTTCCGTGCCACCTCCCAGGATGCAAAGGTCAAGGGGTACTCGATACCTAAAGGCACCATGGTGATTACGAACCTCTACTCTGTGCACTTTGATGAGAAGTACTGGAACGACCCCGGCGTTTTCTTACCGGAGAGGTTTCTGGACAGCAATGGCAACTTTGTGAGGCGCGAGGccttccttcccttctcctTGG GGAAGCGTTGTTGCTTAGGTGAGCAACTGGCCCGGATGGAGATGTTCCTCTTTTTCACCACTTTGCTGCAGAGGTTTCACCTCCAGTTCCCTCCAGGAAGCGTCCCAAGCCTCACTCCCAAACTGGGCATGACCCTGCAGCCCAAACCCTACTCCATCTGTGCCGTCCGCCGACAACAGAGAGTCCCGTCCCCTGGAGACACTCCTTACCACAAGTAG
- the LOC133950816 gene encoding vitamin D 25-hydroxylase isoform X2, translating to MPETPLPLFPTRTSSIQLASSSLLEQRPQPTPCAGPCCTWPSTPTSKRVHREIDSVLSNGRAPTLEDKQKMPFVEAVLHEILRFCNIVPLGIFRATSQDAKVKGYSIPKGTMVITNLYSVHFDEKYWNDPGVFLPERFLDSNGNFVRREAFLPFSLGKRCCLGEQLARMEMFLFFTTLLQRFHLQFPPGSVPSLTPKLGMTLQPKPYSICAVRRQQRVPSPGDTPYHK from the exons ATGCCGGAGACCccacttcctctttttcctACGAGAACCTCATCTATTCAGTTGGCGAGCTCATCATTGCTGGAACAGAGACCACAACCAACACCCTGCGCTGGGCCATGCTGTACATGGCCCTCTACCCCAACATCCAAG AGGGTGCACAGAGAGATCGACAGCGTTCTCTCCAACGGGAGGGCGCCCACGCTGGAGGACAAGCAGAAGATGCCCTTCGTGGAGGCCGTTCTGCACGAGATCCTTCGCTTCTGCAACATCGTGCCGCTTGGCATTTTCCGTGCCACCTCCCAGGATGCAAAGGTCAAGGGGTACTCGATACCTAAAGGCACCATGGTGATTACGAACCTCTACTCTGTGCACTTTGATGAGAAGTACTGGAACGACCCCGGCGTTTTCTTACCGGAGAGGTTTCTGGACAGCAATGGCAACTTTGTGAGGCGCGAGGccttccttcccttctcctTGG GGAAGCGTTGTTGCTTAGGTGAGCAACTGGCCCGGATGGAGATGTTCCTCTTTTTCACCACTTTGCTGCAGAGGTTTCACCTCCAGTTCCCTCCAGGAAGCGTCCCAAGCCTCACTCCCAAACTGGGCATGACCCTGCAGCCCAAACCCTACTCCATCTGTGCCGTCCGCCGACAACAGAGAGTCCCGTCCCCTGGAGACACTCCTTACCACAAGTAG